A single Perognathus longimembris pacificus isolate PPM17 chromosome 17, ASM2315922v1, whole genome shotgun sequence DNA region contains:
- the Prkar1a gene encoding cAMP-dependent protein kinase type I-alpha regulatory subunit isoform X2, whose translation MASGNTAAGEEERSLRECELYVQKHNIQALLKDSIVQLCTARPERPMAFLREYFERLEKEEAKQIQNLQKAGTRADSREDEISPPPPNPVVKGRRRRGAISAEVYTEEDAASYVRKVIPKDYKTMAALAKAIEKNVLFSHLDDNERSDIFDAMFPVSFIAGETVIQQGDEGDNFYVIDQGEMDVYVNNEWATSVGEGGSFGELALIYGTPRAATVKAKTNVKLWGIDRDSYRRILMGSTLRKRKMYEEFLSKVSILESLDKWERLTVADALEPVQFEDGQKIVVQGEPGDEFFIILEVNNSPFEFFFFLLFWIGSGACAFKANILLLEPYPSPFAFSLFFR comes from the exons ATGGCGTCTGGCAACACTGCGGCCGGTGAGGAGGAGCGCAGTCTCCGAGAGTGTGAGCTCTATGTACAGAAGCACAACATTCAGGCTCTGCTTAAAGACTCGATTGTGCAGTTGTGTACTGCGCGGCCAGAGAGACCCATGGCGTTCCTTAGGGAATACTTCGAGAGGCTGGAGAAG GAGGAAGCAAAACAGATTCAGAATCTGCAGAAAGCAGGCACTCGTGCTGACTCAAGGGAGGATGaaatctctcctcctccccccaacccAGTGGTTAAGGGTCGGCGGCGACGCGGCGCTATCAGTGCTGAAGTTTACACGGAGGAGGATGCTGCCTCCTATGTTAGAAAG GTTATACCGAAGGACTATAAGACAATGGCTGCCTTAGCTAAAGCCATTGAAAAGAATGTGCTGTTTTCACATCTTGATGATAACGAGAGAAG tgaTATTTTTGATGCCATGTTTCCAGTTTCATTTATTGCTGGAGAGACAGTTATTCAGCAAG GTGATGAAGGAGATAACTTCTATGTGATTGATCAAGGAGAGATGGAT GTCTATGTCAACAATGAGTGGGCAACTAGtgttggggaaggagggagcttTGGAGAACTTGCTCTGATTTATGGAACACCCAGAGCAGCCACCGTCAAAGCCAAGACAAATGTGAAGCTGTGGGGCATTGACCGAGACAGCTACCGAAGGATCCTTATG GGAAGcacactgaggaagaggaagatgtatGAAGAGTTCCTTAGTAAAGTGTCTATTTTAG AGTCTCTGGACAAGTGGGAGCGCTTGACTGTAGCTGATGCCTTGGAGCCGGTTCAGTTTGAAGATGGacagaagattgtggttcagggAGAGCCTGGGGATGagttcttcattattttagagGTAAATAATTcaccatttgaattttttttttttttg